In Chlamydia serpentis, the following are encoded in one genomic region:
- a CDS encoding VIT1/CCC1 transporter family protein, translating to MTKKDSYDHFKSQTPGNHIKHVRDKHALCNGEPHKTRSGFFYHLANNALSTGVFLFFIRTLFFLVPTSRSIQAKALISLGLGWTFYHGCLKARKAWAYIELTHRSMLQEKNEIEENLNQEKIELRVLFENQGFKDPLLQEMVEHVSSDSTLLLDTMIREELGIRKEDVPHPLIQGGTKILGSICGLLIFLPLVLCVSYTLAGIFSTGVILLLSLVKAKILENNEISEIVWVLGIFITSVSIISSLMKLL from the coding sequence ATGACTAAAAAGGATTCTTACGATCACTTTAAATCACAAACCCCAGGCAACCATATAAAACATGTTAGAGACAAGCATGCACTATGTAATGGTGAACCTCATAAAACACGAAGCGGTTTTTTTTATCACCTAGCTAATAATGCTTTATCTACTGGTGTTTTTCTTTTTTTCATTCGCACTTTGTTCTTCCTTGTTCCTACAAGTCGTTCTATCCAAGCCAAAGCTTTAATTTCTTTAGGTCTCGGCTGGACATTTTACCATGGGTGCTTAAAAGCAAGAAAGGCTTGGGCCTATATTGAACTCACGCACCGTTCTATGCTCCAAGAAAAAAATGAAATTGAGGAAAACTTAAATCAAGAAAAAATTGAACTTCGCGTTTTATTTGAAAACCAAGGGTTTAAAGACCCTTTACTTCAAGAAATGGTAGAGCATGTTAGCTCCGACTCTACACTTTTGCTAGATACGATGATCCGTGAAGAACTCGGTATTCGCAAAGAAGATGTTCCCCACCCTCTGATTCAAGGAGGAACTAAAATCCTAGGAAGTATTTGTGGTCTTCTGATCTTTTTACCTCTTGTCTTATGCGTAAGCTATACTCTTGCAGGCATTTTTTCTACTGGTGTAATTTTACTACTTTCCCTGGTTAAAGCCAAGATTCTGGAAAATAATGAGATCTCTGAAATAGTTTGGGTATTAGGAATTTTCATTACTTCAGTAAGTATCATCTCATCATTAATGAAATTATTATAA
- the serS gene encoding serine--tRNA ligase, with translation MLDIKIIRKMPKECEDRLRKKDPKISLDFILSLDQEVRQLKTKSETLQAERRVLSQEIHKAKTQGVDATNLIQQVEAIVFNLQEVEQELDAKYGRLQELLSHLPNYPADDVPISEDKSGNQVIKTVGDLPTFSFPAKHHLELNQKLEILDFQAAAKTTGSGWPAYKNRGVLLEWALLTYMLQKQAAHGFQLWLPPLLVKKEILFGSGQIPKFDGQYYRVEDGDQYLYLIPTAEVVLNGFHTQEIFGEKDLPLYYAASTPCFRREAGAAGAHERGLVRVHQFHKVEMFAFTRPDQDDIAYAKMLNIVEEILKELKLPYRLSLLSTGDMSFTASKTIDAEVWLPGQNAFYEVSSISQCTDFQSRRSGTRYKDSQGKLQFVHTLNGSGLATPRLLVAILENNQQADGSVIVPEVLRPYLGGLEILSPQDHG, from the coding sequence ATGCTGGATATAAAAATTATACGCAAGATGCCTAAGGAATGTGAAGACCGTCTTCGGAAAAAAGATCCAAAAATTTCTTTAGATTTTATCCTATCTTTAGACCAAGAGGTTCGTCAGCTAAAAACGAAATCAGAAACTTTACAAGCAGAAAGGAGGGTACTATCTCAAGAAATCCATAAAGCTAAAACTCAGGGTGTAGATGCGACTAACTTAATTCAACAAGTAGAAGCTATTGTTTTCAATCTTCAGGAAGTTGAACAGGAACTCGATGCAAAGTACGGTAGACTACAAGAACTTCTTTCTCATCTTCCGAATTATCCAGCTGACGACGTCCCTATATCTGAGGATAAATCTGGCAATCAAGTAATCAAAACTGTTGGAGATCTTCCAACATTTTCTTTTCCTGCCAAGCATCATTTAGAGCTAAATCAGAAGTTAGAAATTTTAGATTTTCAAGCAGCGGCAAAAACAACAGGATCGGGGTGGCCTGCTTATAAAAATCGAGGAGTTCTGTTGGAGTGGGCTCTTCTTACTTATATGCTACAAAAACAAGCAGCTCATGGATTTCAGCTCTGGCTTCCTCCATTATTAGTAAAAAAAGAAATTTTATTTGGTTCTGGGCAAATTCCAAAATTTGACGGGCAATACTACCGTGTTGAGGATGGCGATCAATATCTTTACCTGATTCCTACTGCAGAAGTAGTACTTAATGGTTTCCATACTCAAGAGATCTTCGGAGAAAAAGACCTTCCGCTTTACTATGCTGCGAGTACTCCTTGCTTCCGTAGAGAAGCAGGGGCTGCAGGAGCTCACGAAAGGGGGCTTGTGCGCGTACATCAGTTCCATAAAGTGGAAATGTTTGCCTTTACAAGACCCGATCAAGATGATATTGCTTATGCAAAAATGCTGAATATTGTTGAAGAAATCCTTAAAGAGTTGAAATTGCCTTATCGTCTTTCCTTGCTTAGCACTGGAGATATGTCTTTTACCGCATCTAAGACTATAGATGCTGAAGTCTGGTTGCCTGGTCAGAATGCTTTTTATGAAGTTTCTTCTATTTCTCAGTGTACTGACTTCCAATCACGACGATCTGGAACAAGATATAAAGATAGCCAGGGAAAGCTACAATTTGTTCATACTCTTAATGGCTCTGGGCTCGCAACGCCGCGCCTTCTTGTAGCAATTTTAGAGAATAACCAGCAGGCAGACGGCTCTGTGATCGTTCCTGAAGTTCTACGTCCCTATTTAGGCGGTTTAGAGATTCTTTCTCCTCAAGATCATGGGTAA
- the ribD gene encoding bifunctional diaminohydroxyphosphoribosylaminopyrimidine deaminase/5-amino-6-(5-phosphoribosylamino)uracil reductase RibD: MEDFSEQQLFFMRRAIEIGERGRITAPPNPWIGCVIVKENRILGEGFHAYPGGPHAEEVAINNASESVFGSDVYVSLEPCSHYGLRPPCANLLIKHKIKRVFVSLVDPDPKVAGHGIKILRQAGIQVYVGIGETEAYTSLQPYLYQRTYNRPWIILKSAASIDGQIADSQGKSQWITCPEARNDVGKLRAESQAILAGSRTVRFDNPWLTARQPSGSLYSRQPLRVVLDSYGNIPYEFKVFDKASPTLYVTTTRCPKNYIKILEGLGIEVLITELTSSGVDLHHLYDYLANKKILQILVEGGANLHTSLLKEKLVNSVILYSGPMILGDQKKPLIGSLGALLDSAYLLKPRRSQILGNSLKVIWETLPNFRDAIRN; encoded by the coding sequence ATGGAAGATTTTTCTGAGCAACAACTCTTTTTTATGCGTCGTGCTATAGAAATTGGAGAACGGGGTAGAATCACAGCTCCGCCAAATCCTTGGATAGGATGTGTCATTGTTAAAGAGAATCGTATTCTTGGAGAAGGTTTCCATGCTTATCCTGGAGGACCTCATGCTGAAGAAGTCGCTATAAACAATGCGTCTGAATCTGTTTTTGGATCAGATGTATATGTCTCTCTCGAACCTTGTTCTCACTATGGATTACGCCCTCCGTGTGCTAATTTACTCATCAAACATAAGATAAAGCGAGTGTTTGTTTCTCTAGTTGATCCGGATCCTAAGGTTGCGGGTCATGGAATAAAAATATTACGTCAGGCAGGTATTCAAGTTTATGTGGGTATTGGAGAGACCGAGGCATATACGTCACTGCAACCCTATCTATATCAACGTACTTATAATCGTCCGTGGATAATACTTAAAAGTGCTGCGAGTATTGATGGTCAAATTGCAGATTCTCAAGGCAAGTCTCAATGGATCACTTGTCCAGAGGCACGCAACGATGTCGGAAAGCTGCGCGCAGAGTCCCAGGCAATTCTTGCAGGTTCCCGTACAGTTCGTTTCGATAATCCCTGGCTAACTGCACGACAACCCTCAGGATCTTTATATTCTCGACAACCCTTACGTGTTGTTCTAGATAGTTATGGAAACATTCCTTACGAGTTCAAGGTCTTTGATAAGGCAAGTCCTACCCTTTATGTAACCACAACACGGTGTCCTAAAAATTATATAAAGATTTTGGAGGGACTAGGTATTGAGGTATTAATAACAGAACTAACTTCATCAGGAGTTGACCTTCACCACCTCTATGACTATCTTGCAAATAAAAAAATATTACAAATTCTTGTGGAAGGTGGAGCAAACTTACATACATCTTTATTAAAAGAAAAACTTGTTAATTCGGTTATTCTGTATTCAGGGCCAATGATTCTTGGAGACCAAAAGAAGCCTCTCATTGGATCATTAGGAGCACTTTTGGACTCTGCATATCTTTTGAAGCCAAGACGGTCTCAAATTTTAGGGAATTCTTTAAAGGTAATCTGGGAAACCTTACCCAATTTTCGTGATGCCATAAGAAATTGA
- a CDS encoding bifunctional 3,4-dihydroxy-2-butanone-4-phosphate synthase/GTP cyclohydrolase II: MSAPDFVSLEQAVQDLQAGKFVIVIDEASREDEGDLIIAGEKITVEKMTFLLQHTTGVVCAALSEERLLRLNLPPMVKDNRCHFKTPFTVSVDAAHGVTTGVSAADRTKVVQLLADPRSKPEDFISPGHFFPLASSPGGVLKRAGHTESTVDLMQLAGLEPCGVLAELVNEDYSMMRLPQILEFAKKYKISVIPVTSIIAHRMLSDRLVSKISSARLPTTYGDFTVHVYESLLDGMHHLALVKGEVEQKSNVLVRVHSECITGDILGSKRCDCGEQLDSAMRYIAEQGQGVIVYLRGQEGRGIGLGHKVRAYALQDNGYDTVDANLIMGFPVDSREYGIGAQILVDLKLSTIRLITHNPKKYFGLQGFGLSITERVPLPVRISEENEHYLRTKQERMGHWLDLPCCDNKR, from the coding sequence ATGAGTGCTCCAGATTTTGTTTCGTTAGAACAAGCTGTTCAAGATCTACAAGCAGGGAAATTCGTCATTGTTATTGATGAAGCTTCAAGGGAAGATGAGGGAGATTTAATTATAGCTGGAGAAAAAATCACAGTTGAAAAGATGACTTTTCTGCTTCAGCATACTACAGGCGTTGTCTGCGCTGCTTTAAGTGAGGAACGCCTTTTACGTTTGAATCTTCCTCCCATGGTGAAAGATAATCGTTGCCATTTTAAAACCCCTTTCACTGTATCTGTAGACGCTGCTCATGGAGTGACTACAGGAGTTTCTGCTGCAGATCGAACCAAAGTAGTCCAACTATTAGCAGATCCCAGAAGTAAACCAGAGGATTTTATTAGCCCGGGACACTTCTTCCCTCTAGCGAGTTCTCCAGGAGGGGTATTAAAACGGGCAGGTCACACGGAATCTACTGTCGATCTTATGCAATTGGCTGGACTTGAACCTTGTGGTGTCCTTGCAGAATTGGTGAATGAAGATTATTCTATGATGCGACTACCACAAATTTTAGAGTTTGCAAAAAAGTACAAGATTTCCGTCATACCAGTGACATCTATCATAGCTCATCGTATGCTCTCTGATCGTCTTGTGTCTAAAATTTCATCAGCGCGCCTGCCAACAACTTATGGAGACTTTACTGTTCATGTTTATGAATCCTTATTAGATGGTATGCATCACCTAGCCTTGGTTAAAGGTGAGGTTGAACAAAAAAGCAATGTCTTAGTTCGTGTCCACTCAGAGTGTATCACCGGAGATATTTTAGGATCTAAACGTTGTGATTGCGGAGAACAATTAGATTCGGCAATGCGCTACATTGCAGAACAAGGCCAAGGTGTTATTGTTTATTTACGAGGACAAGAAGGTCGTGGTATAGGTTTAGGCCATAAAGTGCGTGCTTATGCTCTTCAAGACAATGGCTATGATACTGTGGATGCCAATCTAATTATGGGATTTCCTGTAGATTCAAGGGAATATGGTATAGGAGCACAAATTCTTGTTGATCTCAAGTTGTCAACAATTAGATTAATCACTCATAATCCTAAAAAATATTTTGGACTTCAAGGTTTTGGACTTAGCATTACCGAAAGAGTTCCTCTCCCTGTGCGTATTTCTGAAGAGAATGAACACTACTTGAGAACAAAACAAGAACGTATGGGACATTGGTTAGACCTTCCATGCTGCGATAATAAAAGATAA
- the ribH gene encoding 6,7-dimethyl-8-ribityllumazine synthase, which produces MDTLTGHLSAKNLRIAIVGSCFNQPIADALVSGAQQTFLQCGGSADGLLTIRVPGAFEVPCTIKKLLSSGKKFDAIVACGVLIQGETDHYNQIVNQVASGIATLTLEFCLPITFSVVTAPSPQIAWERAGIKGCHLGISGMTTAIEMATLFSQI; this is translated from the coding sequence ATGGATACACTTACAGGACATTTATCAGCAAAGAACTTACGTATTGCTATTGTTGGCTCTTGCTTTAATCAACCCATAGCTGATGCCCTTGTCTCCGGTGCTCAGCAAACCTTTTTGCAATGCGGGGGTAGTGCAGATGGATTGCTTACTATTCGTGTTCCTGGAGCTTTTGAGGTCCCTTGTACAATCAAAAAACTTTTATCTTCAGGGAAAAAATTTGATGCTATTGTTGCTTGCGGTGTTCTTATCCAAGGAGAAACAGATCATTACAACCAAATCGTAAATCAGGTGGCCTCAGGCATTGCTACACTTACTCTGGAATTTTGCCTTCCGATAACTTTTTCTGTAGTGACTGCTCCTTCTCCTCAAATTGCTTGGGAGAGAGCTGGTATTAAGGGTTGCCATTTGGGCATTTCTGGAATGACCACAGCTATAGAAATGGCTACGCTGTTCTCTCAAATCTAG
- a CDS encoding alanine/glycine:cation symporter family protein, whose translation MLYFIEQLNKFSTSFCVFPIILLLGGLLTWKLRGLQFHGLKLGFNLMLQNKLDDNSSKVGEVSSYEAVAGILAGNFGTGNIAGMAIALACGGPGALVWIWLAALLGAIVQYAGSYLGSKYRRSQGNSGEFIGGPIACLAFGMRKKVLAGLFAIFTIMTAFCAGNCVQVSCIVPLCAEGILKKLLVGIVLALVVIPVLSGGNNRILRFSARVIPFIAGFYCISCGIILFQHAAKIFPAIKLICSSAFGLKAGLAGLGGYTLAQVIATGINRAVMATDCGSGMVSILQANTKSKNPVVDGLVTLVPPVIVMIVCSITTLVLVVSGAYGSGAEGTLMVMSAFKNSLGSIGSIVVILAMALFGYTTILTWFACAEKSLEYMIPGRRANLWLKAIYVLVIPLGGIIDMRMIWALSDTGFSGMVILNCIALVALFKDVVSTNQSVAVLKQQASYVADPVRNLDA comes from the coding sequence ATGTTATATTTTATAGAACAGCTTAATAAATTCAGTACATCATTCTGTGTATTCCCCATAATATTATTATTAGGGGGACTCTTAACATGGAAATTACGAGGATTGCAGTTTCATGGGTTAAAATTAGGTTTTAACTTAATGCTGCAAAATAAGTTAGACGATAATTCATCAAAAGTAGGCGAAGTCTCTTCCTATGAAGCTGTAGCTGGAATCTTGGCAGGTAATTTTGGGACTGGAAATATCGCAGGTATGGCGATTGCCTTAGCTTGTGGGGGACCGGGAGCTCTAGTCTGGATATGGCTTGCAGCCTTGCTTGGAGCTATCGTGCAATACGCTGGTTCTTATTTGGGATCCAAGTATCGGCGATCTCAAGGAAATTCGGGAGAATTTATTGGAGGACCCATAGCTTGTCTTGCTTTTGGCATGCGGAAGAAGGTCCTTGCAGGCCTCTTCGCTATATTCACTATTATGACTGCATTTTGTGCGGGGAATTGTGTTCAAGTGAGCTGTATCGTCCCTCTTTGTGCAGAAGGTATACTAAAGAAATTACTCGTTGGAATTGTATTGGCTCTAGTAGTGATTCCTGTCTTATCTGGAGGTAATAACCGTATACTAAGGTTTTCTGCTCGTGTAATCCCTTTCATTGCAGGATTTTACTGTATCTCTTGTGGAATTATTCTCTTTCAACATGCAGCAAAAATTTTCCCTGCAATTAAGCTAATCTGCTCTTCTGCATTCGGACTTAAGGCTGGACTTGCTGGACTTGGTGGGTATACTCTAGCTCAAGTCATTGCTACAGGAATCAATCGTGCGGTCATGGCTACAGATTGTGGAAGTGGAATGGTCTCTATTCTTCAAGCAAATACAAAAAGTAAGAATCCTGTTGTAGATGGACTAGTTACTCTAGTTCCCCCAGTGATTGTTATGATTGTTTGTTCAATCACGACACTCGTTCTTGTTGTTTCTGGGGCTTATGGTTCTGGAGCAGAAGGGACACTAATGGTAATGAGTGCATTTAAAAACAGTTTAGGATCTATAGGCAGTATCGTAGTTATCCTTGCTATGGCTTTGTTCGGATATACAACAATATTGACATGGTTTGCTTGCGCAGAAAAAAGTTTGGAATATATGATCCCAGGAAGACGCGCGAATCTATGGCTTAAGGCTATATATGTCTTAGTGATTCCTCTAGGGGGAATTATTGATATGCGTATGATTTGGGCTTTATCCGACACAGGTTTTTCTGGTATGGTCATCCTTAATTGTATAGCTTTAGTAGCTCTATTTAAGGATGTAGTATCTACAAATCAAAGTGTTGCTGTGCTCAAACAACAGGCTAGCTATGTTGCAGATCCTGTGCGTAATCTAGATGCTTAA
- a CDS encoding YbhB/YbcL family Raf kinase inhibitor-like protein, translating to MQLLSPAFAYGRAIPKKYTCQGEGISPPLTFVDVPSAANSLALIVEDPDVPKEIRSDGLWIHWIVYNLSTTITNLAEGAEIFAVQGLNSSGKAAYEGPCPPDRQHRYFFTLFALDIVLPEEENVTRNQLYEAMEHHIIEQAELMGTYEKS from the coding sequence ATGCAATTATTATCCCCAGCGTTTGCTTATGGTCGTGCTATTCCTAAAAAGTATACATGTCAAGGAGAGGGTATCTCTCCTCCCCTAACTTTTGTGGATGTTCCTAGTGCTGCCAACAGCCTTGCCTTGATTGTCGAAGATCCTGATGTCCCTAAGGAAATTCGTAGCGATGGTTTATGGATCCATTGGATAGTGTATAATTTATCCACCACAATTACCAATTTAGCGGAAGGAGCTGAAATCTTTGCTGTACAAGGATTGAATAGCTCAGGAAAAGCTGCTTATGAAGGTCCTTGTCCTCCAGATAGACAGCACCGTTATTTTTTTACCCTATTTGCCCTTGATATCGTTCTTCCAGAAGAAGAAAATGTTACTCGAAATCAATTGTATGAAGCCATGGAGCATCATATTATAGAACAAGCAGAATTAATGGGGACCTATGAAAAAAGTTAG
- a CDS encoding SET domain-containing protein, translating into MSELITESPTSIYLSLNSNWLDSQPYSLERASQLLRFRLLTSLVFFDWRVEQQILNFCHKAEKRHLISPLAKWLGKLHKQDLIKPPTPPVSICWINSYIGYGVFAYDDIPPWTYIGEYTGVLRRRQAIWMDENDYCFRYPMPLFSWKYFTIDSGSRGNITRFINHSDQPNAEAVGIFNNGLFHVIIRTITRIHAGQEICYHYGPLYWKHRKKREEFIPEED; encoded by the coding sequence ATGTCCGAATTAATCACAGAATCTCCTACGTCTATATATCTTTCTTTGAACAGCAATTGGCTAGATAGTCAACCTTATTCTTTAGAACGAGCTAGTCAACTTCTTCGTTTTCGGTTACTTACTTCTCTAGTTTTTTTTGATTGGAGAGTAGAACAACAAATTCTCAATTTTTGTCATAAAGCAGAAAAACGACATTTAATTTCTCCTTTAGCTAAATGGCTAGGAAAATTACATAAACAAGATTTAATAAAACCGCCTACACCACCTGTTTCTATATGTTGGATTAACTCATACATAGGATATGGAGTTTTTGCATATGATGACATTCCTCCATGGACCTATATCGGCGAATACACAGGAGTTTTGCGTCGACGTCAAGCGATTTGGATGGATGAAAATGACTATTGTTTTCGCTATCCTATGCCTTTATTCTCTTGGAAATATTTTACTATTGATAGTGGGAGTCGAGGAAATATTACTCGCTTTATCAACCATAGTGACCAACCTAACGCAGAAGCTGTGGGAATTTTTAACAATGGATTATTCCATGTGATTATCAGAACAATAACACGCATACATGCAGGTCAGGAGATTTGTTATCACTATGGGCCATTGTATTGGAAGCATAGAAAAAAGCGAGAAGAATTCATTCCTGAAGAGGATTGA
- a CDS encoding MBL fold metallo-hydrolase — protein MEGFFPLASGSKGNSTYLGTASCKILIDLGVSRQVVTRELLSMNIHPEDIQAIFVTHEHYDHIVGIKNFVKMYNTPIVCNLDTARALCQLLEIHPEFKIFSTGSSFCFHDLQIQTFNVPHDALDPVGFLFNYREKRIGFCTDLGWVTSWITHELYDCDYLLIESNHDPELVRQSQRPDVYKKRVLSKLGHISNYECGNLLQKIITPRLKKLYLAHLSSECNNPELAFVTVSEAIASLTSVSPEITLANGITSPTYFSHLEVTCPN, from the coding sequence ATGGAAGGCTTTTTTCCTCTAGCTTCTGGATCCAAAGGAAATTCTACTTATCTAGGTACAGCCTCTTGCAAGATTCTTATTGATTTAGGAGTCAGTAGACAGGTAGTTACTCGAGAACTACTCTCTATGAACATCCATCCGGAAGATATTCAGGCCATTTTTGTTACTCATGAACATTATGATCATATCGTTGGCATTAAGAATTTTGTGAAAATGTACAACACTCCTATTGTTTGCAACCTAGATACTGCCCGTGCTTTATGTCAACTTTTAGAGATTCATCCAGAATTTAAGATCTTCTCAACAGGATCTTCATTTTGTTTTCATGATCTTCAAATACAGACTTTCAATGTTCCTCATGATGCTCTAGATCCTGTAGGATTTCTTTTTAATTATCGTGAAAAAAGGATAGGCTTTTGTACAGATCTGGGTTGGGTGACCTCTTGGATCACTCATGAACTTTATGATTGTGACTACTTGTTGATAGAATCGAATCATGATCCCGAACTAGTTCGGCAATCTCAGCGTCCTGATGTCTATAAGAAACGAGTATTAAGTAAATTAGGTCATATTTCTAACTATGAATGCGGGAATCTTTTGCAAAAGATCATTACCCCAAGGTTAAAAAAATTATATCTTGCTCATCTTTCTAGTGAGTGTAATAATCCCGAGTTAGCGTTTGTTACGGTATCCGAAGCGATAGCTTCTCTGACTTCTGTATCTCCAGAAATTACATTAGCAAATGGGATTACCTCTCCAACATACTTTTCTCATTTAGAGGTAACATGTCCGAATTAA
- a CDS encoding DNA translocase FtsK: MIRERKKSRRPRLPSLPLAAKASLYLLFSCFSALSLYSFHRDQPCTQNWIGLLGWSFSSFLLYFFGVSAFFIPLYFLWLSFLYFKKTPRSILLYKSAAFLSLPLCTCILLSMSSPVGTLPPILDTRLPKFILGNNPPVSYLGGIPFYLFYEGQSFCLKHLIGSVGTALIFGFLMLFSLLYLCGGIALLKKKTFQEGIKKNFFSFFRTCFKFLKKLINKRTYLPKPSVPFITKNLSPFSKPQSVSPRVSESIILDESISPTAQKESPSKKEAFFLTPHPCKRLLTKAIEPQETKVKEVKVIPLSQTMTLTGDPRGKEKLILPRLKSLAISEENLPQYHLLSKNEEARPESLQVELQKKAVILKQTLTSFGIDADIGNICSGPTLVAFEVLPHSGVKVQKIKSLENDIALKLQASSIRIIAPIPGKAAVGIEIPTPFPQAVNFRDLLKDYQKQHRKLQIPLLLGKKANGDNLWADLATMPHLIIAGTTGSGKSVCINTIVMSMIMTTLPSEIKLVIIDPKKVELTGYSQLPHMLSPVITESREVYKALVWLVKEMESRYEILRYLGLRNIQAFNSRTRNKTIEASYDRDIPETMPFMVGIIDELSDLLLSSSQDIETPIIRLAQMARAVGIHLILATQRPSREVITGLIKANFPSRISFKVANKVNSQIIIDEPGAENLMGNGDMLVLLPSIFGTIRAQGAYICDEDINKVIKDLCSRFPTQYVIPSFNTFDSCDTDNSGEKDPLFLQAKTLILQTGNASTTFLQRKLKIGYARAASLIDQLEEARIIGPSEGAKPRQILVEHPPREG; the protein is encoded by the coding sequence ATGATAAGAGAAAGAAAAAAGAGCAGGCGCCCTCGTCTTCCATCTTTACCCTTAGCAGCAAAAGCAAGTTTATATTTGTTGTTTTCTTGTTTTTCTGCACTAAGCCTATATAGCTTCCATAGAGATCAACCGTGCACTCAAAATTGGATAGGTTTATTAGGCTGGTCCTTCAGTTCTTTTTTACTGTATTTTTTCGGTGTTTCTGCTTTTTTTATTCCTCTTTATTTTCTTTGGTTATCTTTTTTATACTTTAAAAAGACTCCTCGATCAATTTTGTTATATAAAAGTGCAGCTTTTCTTTCTCTCCCCCTTTGTACTTGTATCCTTTTATCAATGTCCTCCCCAGTAGGAACACTTCCTCCTATATTAGATACACGTCTTCCAAAGTTTATTTTAGGGAATAACCCTCCTGTATCTTATTTGGGAGGGATTCCTTTCTACTTATTTTATGAAGGACAATCTTTCTGCTTAAAGCATTTAATTGGTTCTGTAGGGACAGCTTTGATTTTTGGATTTTTAATGCTATTCTCATTACTCTATCTTTGTGGAGGAATTGCTTTACTAAAAAAAAAAACCTTTCAAGAAGGCATCAAAAAAAATTTTTTCTCTTTTTTCCGAACTTGTTTCAAGTTTTTAAAAAAACTAATAAATAAGCGTACTTATCTCCCTAAGCCTTCCGTTCCATTTATTACTAAAAACCTGTCTCCGTTCTCTAAACCACAATCTGTATCACCTCGAGTTTCTGAATCTATAATTTTAGACGAGTCAATTTCACCAACTGCTCAAAAAGAGAGTCCTTCTAAAAAAGAAGCCTTTTTCCTTACTCCTCATCCTTGCAAACGTTTACTAACGAAAGCCATAGAACCTCAAGAGACTAAAGTGAAAGAGGTTAAAGTCATACCTTTATCTCAAACTATGACTTTAACAGGGGACCCAAGGGGTAAAGAAAAGTTAATTCTTCCCAGACTAAAAAGTTTAGCTATTTCTGAGGAGAATCTTCCGCAATATCATTTACTTAGTAAAAATGAAGAAGCTCGCCCCGAGTCATTACAAGTTGAACTTCAAAAAAAAGCTGTAATTTTAAAACAGACTCTTACGAGTTTTGGTATTGATGCTGATATTGGAAATATCTGTTCGGGACCTACATTAGTGGCTTTTGAAGTTCTTCCTCATTCTGGCGTTAAGGTACAGAAAATCAAGTCATTAGAAAACGATATTGCCTTAAAATTACAAGCTTCAAGTATACGTATTATTGCTCCGATTCCAGGGAAAGCGGCTGTCGGTATTGAGATTCCTACACCATTTCCTCAAGCCGTTAATTTTCGTGACTTATTAAAAGATTATCAAAAGCAACACCGAAAGTTACAAATTCCTTTATTACTCGGTAAGAAAGCAAATGGTGATAACCTTTGGGCAGACTTAGCTACAATGCCTCACCTCATTATTGCTGGTACTACAGGATCTGGAAAATCTGTGTGCATTAATACGATTGTGATGTCGATGATCATGACTACACTACCTTCTGAAATCAAACTAGTTATTATTGATCCTAAAAAAGTAGAGCTAACAGGATATTCACAATTGCCCCATATGCTATCACCTGTCATTACGGAATCACGTGAGGTTTATAAAGCTTTAGTTTGGCTAGTGAAAGAGATGGAGTCCCGATATGAGATCTTAAGGTATCTGGGATTGCGCAATATTCAAGCTTTTAACTCACGCACTCGCAACAAGACTATAGAAGCCTCTTATGATAGGGATATTCCTGAAACAATGCCTTTTATGGTAGGTATTATTGACGAGTTATCAGATTTGCTTCTTTCTTCGTCCCAAGATATTGAAACACCAATCATTCGATTAGCCCAAATGGCGAGAGCCGTAGGCATTCATCTTATTTTAGCGACACAGCGCCCTTCAAGAGAAGTAATTACAGGGTTAATCAAGGCAAACTTTCCTTCTCGAATTTCTTTTAAAGTCGCGAACAAAGTTAACAGTCAGATTATCATAGATGAACCTGGAGCTGAAAATTTGATGGGGAACGGCGACATGCTTGTACTCTTACCTTCTATTTTTGGGACAATACGTGCACAAGGCGCGTATATTTGCGATGAAGACATCAACAAAGTTATCAAAGATTTGTGTTCAAGATTCCCGACACAATATGTGATTCCTTCTTTTAATACTTTTGATAGTTGCGATACTGATAACTCTGGAGAGAAAGATCCTTTGTTTTTACAAGCGAAAACTTTAATTTTACAAACAGGAAATGCTTCAACAACCTTCCTTCAAAGAAAATTAAAGATTGGTTATGCCCGCGCTGCAAGCTTGATCGATCAGCTTGAAGAGGCTAGGATTATTGGCCCCTCAGAAGGCGCTAAACCTCGTCAAATACTTGTAGAACATCCGCCTCGAGAAGGTTAG